AAGTCCATCCACAAGATAATGTGCTTGTCGCTTTAACCGATTTAAAAGCTGGTCAAACAGTAAACTACCAAGGAGTCGATTATGTTTTAGTAGATGATATCGACGCTAAACATAAGTTTTACATGACCGATATGAATGCGGGCGATGAAGTAAGTATGTACGGAACTTTAGTTGGTAAAGTACAATTTACGGTAAGAGCTGGTTCTGTAATGAATACTGATAATTTAAAACACGCCGCTGCTCCTTATGAGTTTCGACCTTATCATTACAGTTGGCAAGCTCCAGATGTTTCGAAATTTGAAGGAAGAACTTTTAATGGTTACCATCGCTCAGATGGCAAAGTTGGAACGGCTAATTACTGGTTATTTATTCCAACCGTATTCTGCGAAAATCGCAACTTAGATGTAATTCGTGAAGCTTTACATAATGAACTTGGTTATGCAGTAACCGAAAAATACAAATCTTATACACACCAATTAGTTGAAGCTTTTCAAAATGGAGTTGATATTTCGACTTTAGATGCTCCACTATCTTTTGAGGGTGTAAGACATAATAGGCCATTTAAAAATATCGATGGGATTAAATTTTTAAACCATCAAGGTGGATGTGGCGGCATTAGACAAGATGCTGCTGTTTTAAGTAAGTTGTTAGCAGCTTATGCAGACCATCCTAATGTGGCTGGAGTTACTGTTTTAAGTTTAGGCTGCCAAAATTTACAAGTTCAAGATTTTACCAAAGATTTAAAAGAGCGCAATCCAAATTTCGATAAACCTCTTTTCATATTTGAGCAACAACAATCGCAAAGCGAAGAGAATATGATTGCGTTGGCCATCAAAAAAACTTTTGAAGGTTTAGTAGAAGCTAATAAAATTGAACGTCAACCTGCTCCTTTGAGCAAAATGAATGTTGGTGTTAAATGTGGTGGTAGCGATGGATTTAGTGGTATTTCTGCAAATCCAGCAGTTGGCTATTGCTCAGATTTATTGGTAGGCTTAGGTGCAACAGTTTTGTTGGCTGAGTTTCCAGAATTATGCGGTGCAGAGCAAGACTTAATTGATAGAACTAAAGATGAAGCTGCTGCGAAGAAATTCATTAGTTTGATGGGTGCGTATAGTCAAGCAGCAGAAAATGCTGGTTCTGGTTTTCACATGAACCCATCTCCAGGAAACATCAAAGACGGTTTAATTACTGATGCGATAAAAAGTAATGGTGCAGCAAAAAAAGGTGGAACATCTCCGGTAGAAGATGTTTTAGACTATACTGAACCAAGTACAAAACACGGTTTAAATTTAGTTTGTACGCCAGGTAATGATGTAGAAGCTACTACGGGTAAAGCTGCAAGTGGTGCAACTTTAATTTTGTTTACTACAGGATTGGGAACGCCAACAGGAAACCCAGTTTGTCCGGTAATTAAAGTTTCTACCAATAATGCTTTAACCAAAAGAATGGGCGATATTATCGATATTAATACAGGGCCAGTAATTGAAGGCGAAAAAACCATTGAAGAAATGGGCGAAGATATTTTAGAATATTGTATTAAAGCTGCCAGTGGCGAAGTAATCCCTAAATCAGTTTTACTAAATCAAGATGATTTTATTCCTTGGAAAAGAGGGGTTTCTTTATAGTACATAAACCGTCATATCGAACGCAGCGAAGCGAGGAGATATCTGGTCTGACAATGCACAGAACAAAAGAGATTTCTCTCGATGAATTATCGGTTCGAAATGACGAATAAAAAACAGAATGAAACCTGCGAAGCAAGCTTCATAACCGCTAAAAGCAATACAAACAAAATGAAAATTATACAACACGTACACTCAGAAGATTTTAAAACCTACGGAACTGATAAAATCAGAGAAAGATTTTTATTAGATGGATTGAAAGAGAAAAACAAAACCAATTTTGTTTATGCTCATTACGATAGAATGGTTACTGGTTTAATTACGCCAACAACCGAAATAGTGCCTTTAGGTACATATGATATTTTACGTGCAGATTTCTTTTTAGAAAGAAGAGAAATGGGCGTAATTAATGTGGGCGGTCCTGGAACAATTGAAGCAGATGGTACAACATACAATTTAGCTAAACTAGATTGTTTATATATGGGTAAAGGTGTAAAAGATGTAAAGTTCAGTAGCAAAAATGCTGATGAACCTGCTGTGTTTTACATTTTATCTGCGCCAGCTCACGCTACTTATCCAACAACTTTCTTAAAAAATGCTGATGCTTTTTCTGCACAATTAGGAAGTGTAGAAACTGCTAACGAACGTAGAATTATTCGTTACATTCACAAAGATGGAATTCAGAGTTGCCAACTAGTAATGGGATTAACCATTCTTTCTACTGGAAGTGTTTGGAATACTATTCCACCTCATACTCATGATCGTAGAATGGAAGTTTATTTCTATTTTGATGTTGATGAAGAACACAGAGTTTTCCATTACATGGGCGAGCCACAAGAAACTCGTCACATCATTGTAGCTAATCACGAAGCGGTTTTATCTCCAACTTGGAGCATTCACGCAGGTAGTGGAACTAAAAATTACAGCTTTATTTGGGGTATGGCAGGAGAAAACCTTGACTATGCCGATATGGATACATTTGGAGTAAAAGAACTTAAATAGAACACGTGCGTCATTGCGAGGAGGCACGACGAAGCAATCTGCTTAGAGGGGTGGGCAATTGATAATTTAGTAATAATGTTTCGTGGAAACACGAACCAAGGCGTAGAATAGAATAGATGCATTGGTTTGTGTCTTCACGAACCAAAAAATAAACAAAAATGGAACAATCATTTTCTTTAGAAGGAAAAGTAATCGTAGTAACAGGCGGAACAGGAATTTTAGGTAATTCTTTCGTTAACGCAATTGTTGAAGCTGGTGGTGCAGTTGGTATTTTAGGTAGAAATGCTGATATCGCAAACGAAAGAGCTGATGCAATTAACAAAAATGGTGGAAAAGCAATCGCTTTAATTGCTGATGCTATGGATGAAGAGCAGTTAATTGCTGCCAGAGAAAAAATTATTGCTGCTTTTGGTAAAATTGATGGTTTAGTAAATGCGGCTGGTGGTAATATGCCAGATGGTGTTTTACAACCAGAAGAAAGCGTTTTCAAAATGAAAATGGATGGAATGAAAAAAGTGTTAGACCTAAATTTATGGGGAACACTTATCCCAACTCAAATTTTTGGAGAAGCAATTGCAGAAACTGGAAGAGGAAGTATTGTAAATATTTCTTCAATGAATTCTAAAAAAGCAGTAACCAAGGTATTAGGTTATAACATGGGTAAAGCTGCTGTTGATTGTTACACACAATGGTTTGCTGTAGAATTGGCAAATCGTTATGGCGATAAAATTAGAATGAATGCTTTAGCTCCAGGCTTTTTCTTAACTGAACAAAATAGAAATCTATTAACTACACCAGATGGTGGTTTTACACCTCGCGGCCAGTCGGTAATTAAACAAACTCCTTTCAAACGTTTCGGCGACCCAGATGAATTAAAAGGTGCTTTAGTTTGGCTATTGAGCGATGCATCTCAGTTTGTTACTGGCGCAATGATTTGCGTAGATGGTGGCTTCTCTATTTTTAGTGGGGTATAAAAAGCTAATGGTCAATGGTTAATAGCTATGTCTATTAACCATCAACTATTAACTCGAAAAACAAAGAACATAAATTAAAAAATATAATCACCCAGTGAAAAACTTTTTAGACGAGAACTTTTTATTGCAAACAGAAACAGCACAAACGTTGTACCACGAGTTTGCAAAGGATATGCCGATTATTGATTACCATAATCACTTAATGCCAGACCAAATTGCGCAAGACAAAAACTTTGAGAACATTACTCAAGTTTGGCTTTACGGCGACCATTACAAATGGAGAGCAATGCGATCTAACGGTGTTGATGAATATTACATCACTGGTGCTGCTTCTGATTGGGAGAAATTTGAAAAATGGGCAGAAACCGTTCCGTATACATTAAGAAATCCACTTTATCACTGGACACATTTAGAGTTGCAACGTTATTTCGGCATTCACGAAGTATTATCTTCCGCCAATGCGAAAAAAATATACGATGAGTGTAATGCCAAATTACAAACCAAAGAGTATAGCGTACAAGGTTTATTGCGCAAAATGAACGTGAAAACTTTATGTACAACTGATGACCCTTTGGATAATTTGGAATATCATCAACAAATAAAAAATAGCAATGCTGATGTAGTTGTTTTGCCAGCCTTTAGGCCAGACAAAGCAATGAACGCTGATGATGTTGCAGGTTTAAATACTTACATAGATAAATTGGCTGCCTTAACGGGAACAGCAATTGCTGATTATGATACTTATTTGTCAGCGTTAAAATCTCGTCACGATTACTTTGCCGAAAATGGCGCATCAGTTTCTGACCATGGCCTAGAGCAAATTTATGCTGAAGATTTTACGGATGAAGAAATCAAATCTATTTTCTTAAAGATTAGAAATAAGGAAGCGATAAGTTTAGAAGAGAATTTGAAATTCAAATCGGCTATGCTTTTTCAATTTGCACTTTGGGACCACGAAAAAGGATGGGTTCAACAATTTCATTTAGGTGCAATTCGTAATAATAACGATCGTTTATTAACTTCTCTAGGCCCAGATACAGGATTTGATTCTATAGGAGATTTCCCACAAGGAAAAGCATTATCTAAATTTTTAAACAAATTGGATTTGGATAATAAATTGGCAAAAACCATTTTATATAACTTAAATCCGGCAGATAATGAATTATTTGCAACAATGATTGGTAATTACCAAGATGGTACCGTTGCTGGTAAAGTACAATGGGGTTCTGGATGGTGGTTTTTAGACCAAAAGCAAGGGATGATTAACCAAATTAATGCCTTATCTAATTTAGGTTTATTGAGCCAGTTTGTGGGGATGTTAA
The sequence above is drawn from the Pedobacter frigiditerrae genome and encodes:
- a CDS encoding altronate dehydratase family protein, translating into MKQQVLKVHPQDNVLVALTDLKAGQTVNYQGVDYVLVDDIDAKHKFYMTDMNAGDEVSMYGTLVGKVQFTVRAGSVMNTDNLKHAAAPYEFRPYHYSWQAPDVSKFEGRTFNGYHRSDGKVGTANYWLFIPTVFCENRNLDVIREALHNELGYAVTEKYKSYTHQLVEAFQNGVDISTLDAPLSFEGVRHNRPFKNIDGIKFLNHQGGCGGIRQDAAVLSKLLAAYADHPNVAGVTVLSLGCQNLQVQDFTKDLKERNPNFDKPLFIFEQQQSQSEENMIALAIKKTFEGLVEANKIERQPAPLSKMNVGVKCGGSDGFSGISANPAVGYCSDLLVGLGATVLLAEFPELCGAEQDLIDRTKDEAAAKKFISLMGAYSQAAENAGSGFHMNPSPGNIKDGLITDAIKSNGAAKKGGTSPVEDVLDYTEPSTKHGLNLVCTPGNDVEATTGKAASGATLILFTTGLGTPTGNPVCPVIKVSTNNALTKRMGDIIDINTGPVIEGEKTIEEMGEDILEYCIKAASGEVIPKSVLLNQDDFIPWKRGVSL
- the kduI gene encoding 5-dehydro-4-deoxy-D-glucuronate isomerase; its protein translation is MKIIQHVHSEDFKTYGTDKIRERFLLDGLKEKNKTNFVYAHYDRMVTGLITPTTEIVPLGTYDILRADFFLERREMGVINVGGPGTIEADGTTYNLAKLDCLYMGKGVKDVKFSSKNADEPAVFYILSAPAHATYPTTFLKNADAFSAQLGSVETANERRIIRYIHKDGIQSCQLVMGLTILSTGSVWNTIPPHTHDRRMEVYFYFDVDEEHRVFHYMGEPQETRHIIVANHEAVLSPTWSIHAGSGTKNYSFIWGMAGENLDYADMDTFGVKELK
- a CDS encoding SDR family oxidoreductase produces the protein MEQSFSLEGKVIVVTGGTGILGNSFVNAIVEAGGAVGILGRNADIANERADAINKNGGKAIALIADAMDEEQLIAAREKIIAAFGKIDGLVNAAGGNMPDGVLQPEESVFKMKMDGMKKVLDLNLWGTLIPTQIFGEAIAETGRGSIVNISSMNSKKAVTKVLGYNMGKAAVDCYTQWFAVELANRYGDKIRMNALAPGFFLTEQNRNLLTTPDGGFTPRGQSVIKQTPFKRFGDPDELKGALVWLLSDASQFVTGAMICVDGGFSIFSGV
- the uxaC gene encoding glucuronate isomerase — translated: MKNFLDENFLLQTETAQTLYHEFAKDMPIIDYHNHLMPDQIAQDKNFENITQVWLYGDHYKWRAMRSNGVDEYYITGAASDWEKFEKWAETVPYTLRNPLYHWTHLELQRYFGIHEVLSSANAKKIYDECNAKLQTKEYSVQGLLRKMNVKTLCTTDDPLDNLEYHQQIKNSNADVVVLPAFRPDKAMNADDVAGLNTYIDKLAALTGTAIADYDTYLSALKSRHDYFAENGASVSDHGLEQIYAEDFTDEEIKSIFLKIRNKEAISLEENLKFKSAMLFQFALWDHEKGWVQQFHLGAIRNNNDRLLTSLGPDTGFDSIGDFPQGKALSKFLNKLDLDNKLAKTILYNLNPADNELFATMIGNYQDGTVAGKVQWGSGWWFLDQKQGMINQINALSNLGLLSQFVGMLTDSRSFLSYPRHEYFRRILCDLFGTDVENGELPYDKEWLGKVIQNICFNNAKTYFNF